One Kineococcus radiotolerans SRS30216 = ATCC BAA-149 DNA window includes the following coding sequences:
- a CDS encoding GNAT family N-acetyltransferase: MCQDPGLDTSQTCTSQTCTSRTASPTTLDHGPTACAHRSRRSDDRQLGPRRCRPPPLRRSLAHLALDHRAAQRRHRPTRSHRLGSRRPHGVAGHIQLTPTDGAMRVGRALVDPAQRGRGTGRQLVALALALARSQGAVRVDLGVLADNWSARRIYDALGFVPIADPDPSGVVMMTCPS, encoded by the coding sequence GTGTGTCAAGACCCGGGTCTTGACACATCCCAGACGTGCACATCCCAGACGTGCACATCCCGTACGGCTAGCCCTACAACGTTGGATCATGGCCCGACTGCGTGTGCGCACAGAAGCAGACGTAGCGACGATCGTCAGCTGGGTCCCCGACGCTGCCGCCCTCCACCGCTTCGCCGGTCCCTGGCTCACCTGGCCCTCGACCATCGAGCAGCTCAACGACGTCACCGCCCGACCAGGAGCCACCGCCTGGGTAGTCGACGGCCCCACGGCGTGGCCGGCCACATCCAACTCACCCCCACCGACGGCGCCATGCGCGTGGGACGTGCCCTGGTCGACCCGGCGCAGCGAGGTCGAGGAACTGGCCGCCAGCTCGTCGCCCTGGCCCTGGCGCTGGCCCGTTCTCAGGGAGCGGTCCGAGTCGACCTGGGCGTGCTCGCGGACAACTGGTCCGCGCGCCGCATCTACGACGCCCTCGGATTCGTCCCCATCGCCGATCCGGATCCCTCCGGCGTGGTCATGATGACGTGCCCCTCCTGA
- a CDS encoding class I SAM-dependent methyltransferase, protein MTARLSSRLAAVVDALPLTPASRVLEVGCGPGAASRAVAQRLETGFVLAIDRSAAAIAQARAGSKAEIASGRMGVRCVAVESFVLEPGEPGFDIVFAVRVGALDGRHPAAGHQAMQRLLAALAPGGRVFIDGGDPLQELSLDS, encoded by the coding sequence GTGACGGCGAGGTTGTCCTCCCGGTTGGCGGCGGTCGTGGACGCGCTGCCGTTGACTCCTGCGTCCCGCGTGCTGGAGGTGGGGTGCGGACCGGGTGCTGCGTCGCGTGCGGTGGCTCAGAGGTTGGAGACGGGCTTCGTGTTGGCGATCGACCGCTCCGCGGCCGCGATTGCGCAGGCGCGGGCGGGGTCGAAGGCCGAGATCGCTTCGGGGCGGATGGGGGTGCGGTGCGTCGCGGTGGAATCGTTCGTGCTGGAGCCGGGGGAGCCGGGGTTCGACATCGTGTTCGCGGTGCGGGTGGGGGCCCTGGACGGTCGCCATCCCGCAGCCGGGCACCAGGCGATGCAGCGGCTTCTGGCCGCCTTGGCTCCTGGTGGTCGCGTCTTCATCGATGGGGGCGACCCGCTGCAGGAGCTGTCCCTGGACTCGTGA
- a CDS encoding DUF1330 domain-containing protein, with amino-acid sequence MSETTAPNTTRTPAYSITEVLQVLDPAGAQRYAELTPATVEKFGGRFVVLGASPTAAEGEAGIVAAVVQWPDMETLQAWYDSAEYAPAREIAATAMRRRLIFLPGTAPAA; translated from the coding sequence GTGTCCGAGACCACCGCCCCCAACACCACCCGCACCCCCGCATACAGCATCACCGAGGTCCTCCAGGTCCTCGACCCCGCCGGCGCCCAGCGCTACGCCGAGCTGACCCCGGCCACGGTGGAGAAGTTCGGCGGCCGCTTCGTCGTCCTCGGCGCCTCACCCACGGCCGCCGAGGGCGAGGCGGGGATCGTGGCCGCGGTCGTCCAGTGGCCGGACATGGAAACCCTGCAGGCCTGGTACGACTCCGCGGAGTACGCCCCGGCTCGCGAGATCGCGGCTACCGCCATGCGTCGCCGGCTGATCTTCCTGCCCGGGACCGCCCCGGCGGCCTGA
- a CDS encoding SDR family oxidoreductase, whose amino-acid sequence MFRTVTPAPTEFTGKRVIVTGGSRGIGAAITQRFLDAGARVVTTARSATDDTPRDATFIAGDLSTPTGVQAFTTAALDALGGVDIVVNNAGAARTHLGGIATIPDEEWLDALNLNYLSAVRVTAALLPALREAGQGGAIINISSGAALTAPAPLAHYAAAKAALNAYGKALATELAPAGIRVATIVPGNVLTPGADAIRQDIADATGVSLADTTAGVPLGRPGDPRDIAEAVAYLASDRAQWVTGVTLTVDGGELPGI is encoded by the coding sequence ATGTTCAGAACCGTCACCCCTGCTCCCACCGAATTCACCGGCAAGCGCGTCATCGTCACCGGAGGCTCGCGCGGGATCGGCGCGGCCATCACCCAGCGCTTCCTCGACGCCGGCGCCCGCGTCGTCACCACCGCCCGCAGCGCCACCGACGACACCCCCCGGGACGCGACCTTCATCGCCGGTGACCTCAGCACCCCCACCGGCGTGCAGGCCTTCACCACCGCAGCCCTCGACGCCCTGGGCGGCGTCGACATCGTCGTCAACAACGCCGGCGCCGCCCGCACCCACCTCGGCGGCATCGCCACCATTCCCGACGAGGAGTGGCTCGACGCCTTGAACCTGAACTACCTCTCCGCTGTCCGGGTCACCGCCGCCCTCCTCCCGGCGCTGCGTGAAGCCGGGCAGGGCGGCGCCATCATCAACATCTCCTCCGGCGCGGCCCTGACCGCCCCAGCACCACTGGCCCACTACGCCGCAGCGAAGGCCGCGCTCAACGCTTACGGCAAGGCCCTGGCCACCGAGCTCGCCCCCGCCGGCATCCGGGTGGCCACGATCGTGCCCGGCAACGTCCTCACCCCCGGCGCCGACGCCATCCGCCAGGACATCGCCGACGCGACGGGCGTTTCCCTGGCCGACACCACCGCCGGGGTGCCGCTGGGACGCCCGGGAGACCCCCGCGACATCGCCGAGGCGGTGGCCTACCTCGCCTCCGACCGCGCCCAGTGGGTCACCGGGGTGACCCTCACCGTCGACGGCGGCGAACTACCCGGCATCTGA
- a CDS encoding TetR/AcrR family transcriptional regulator: MARPRTFDEHDVVTTARRRFTETGYHGTSVGDLSAATGLSKGSLYGAFGDKEALFRRVFEEYCAAADQSAAARVEGPEDEALDRLRDWLHSPDDVVGGDNGSRHPGCLLAKGTAELAWTDEAVAARSRATFQVLFDSCRQLIEQAQRAGHVNPTADPAVLGQLVVATHRGLEALTEAGVDAGTLNRIADAAIDNLTPGSRRR; this comes from the coding sequence ATGGCCCGACCCCGCACCTTCGACGAGCACGACGTCGTCACCACCGCCCGCCGGCGGTTCACCGAGACCGGCTACCACGGCACGTCCGTGGGGGACCTCTCGGCCGCCACGGGCCTGAGCAAGGGCAGCCTCTACGGCGCCTTCGGCGACAAGGAGGCCCTGTTCCGCCGGGTCTTCGAGGAGTACTGCGCAGCCGCCGACCAGAGCGCCGCCGCCCGGGTCGAAGGCCCCGAGGACGAAGCGCTGGACCGCTTGCGCGACTGGCTGCACTCCCCCGACGACGTCGTGGGAGGAGACAACGGTTCCCGCCACCCGGGTTGCCTGCTGGCCAAGGGCACCGCGGAACTGGCCTGGACCGACGAGGCCGTCGCCGCCCGCTCCCGCGCGACGTTCCAAGTGCTGTTCGACAGTTGCCGCCAGCTCATCGAGCAGGCCCAGCGCGCCGGGCACGTCAACCCCACCGCCGATCCCGCCGTGCTCGGTCAGCTCGTCGTCGCCACCCACCGTGGGCTCGAAGCCCTCACCGAAGCAGGCGTCGACGCGGGGACCCTCAACCGCATCGCTGACGCCGCCATCGACAACCTCACCCCCGGCTCCCGCCGTCGCTGA
- a CDS encoding alpha/beta fold hydrolase, which yields MRRLQIRREDVTLSYLDSGGCGPVVVLLHGLAGSAQELAATAAALDDSYRVLALDQRGHGHSTRRPGDVSRRAYVEDVAALITSAAGGAPVSVVGQSMGAHTALLLAAWHPHLVQRLVLLEGGVGGGAEETSAQLGSWFAAWPVPFPSRQAAVEHLGGTATAVGWAQDLEEREDGFWPRFDADVMQAAIAAVAETPRWAEWQQVQAPTLLVQAERSYLDAAEVERMLELRPGTGHVVVPDAGHDVHLDQPQAWTQLLRSYLDTGSVPPGS from the coding sequence GTGCGCCGCCTGCAGATCCGCCGCGAGGACGTGACCCTGTCCTACCTGGACTCCGGCGGTTGCGGACCGGTGGTGGTGCTGCTGCACGGCCTGGCCGGCAGCGCGCAGGAGCTGGCCGCCACCGCGGCCGCACTCGACGACAGCTACCGGGTGCTCGCGCTGGACCAGCGCGGCCACGGGCACAGCACCCGCCGCCCGGGTGACGTCTCGCGCCGCGCCTACGTCGAGGACGTCGCTGCCCTCATCACCTCCGCGGCCGGTGGTGCGCCCGTCTCGGTGGTGGGGCAGTCGATGGGGGCGCACACCGCGCTGCTGCTCGCCGCCTGGCACCCGCACCTGGTGCAGCGCCTGGTGCTGCTGGAGGGCGGGGTCGGTGGCGGGGCGGAAGAAACCTCGGCGCAGCTGGGGAGCTGGTTCGCCGCTTGGCCGGTGCCGTTCCCCTCCCGGCAGGCAGCGGTCGAGCACCTCGGGGGAACAGCGACTGCCGTGGGGTGGGCGCAGGATCTGGAAGAACGCGAGGACGGGTTCTGGCCCCGGTTCGACGCTGACGTGATGCAGGCCGCCATCGCGGCGGTGGCCGAGACCCCACGCTGGGCGGAGTGGCAGCAGGTGCAGGCACCGACGCTGCTGGTGCAAGCGGAGCGCAGCTACCTGGACGCTGCGGAAGTTGAGCGGATGCTCGAGCTGCGGCCGGGCACCGGCCACGTCGTCGTGCCCGACGCCGGTCACGACGTCCACCTCGATCAGCCGCAGGCGTGGACTCAGCTGCTGCGCAGCTACCTCGACACCGGCTCCGTGCCTCCTGGTAGCTAG
- a CDS encoding TipAS antibiotic-recognition domain-containing protein translates to MTWTTAEVARMSGTTARTLRHYDAVGLLVPAGTGAGGVRLYEREHLLRLQRIMVLRELGVPLAVVGQVLAGDHDEVAALRVHADRLEAEGARLARLAATVRRTAAHLEGRDDMSEQQFFEGLARDRDRYEEELVAQHGESVRVAFAQARERTAGWEREDFERSGREHRDLAERMGAAKRRGAAPGDEGVQAIVAEHYAAVAAHWTPDRAAYRGLADTYVEDQRFRSFYDDVETGLAGWLCEAMGVWADANLA, encoded by the coding sequence GTGACGTGGACGACAGCTGAGGTGGCGCGGATGTCGGGAACGACGGCGCGCACGCTGCGGCACTACGACGCCGTGGGGTTGCTCGTACCAGCCGGCACCGGGGCGGGTGGGGTCCGGCTCTACGAGCGAGAGCACCTGTTGCGGCTGCAACGGATCATGGTGCTGCGCGAGCTCGGGGTGCCCCTGGCCGTCGTCGGGCAGGTCCTGGCCGGGGACCACGACGAGGTCGCGGCTCTGCGCGTCCACGCCGACCGGCTCGAGGCAGAGGGGGCCCGCTTGGCCCGCCTGGCCGCGACAGTCCGTCGCACCGCGGCCCACCTGGAGGGAAGGGACGACATGAGCGAGCAGCAGTTCTTCGAGGGGCTGGCCCGCGACCGCGACCGCTACGAGGAGGAGCTCGTGGCCCAGCACGGCGAGAGCGTCCGCGTGGCTTTCGCACAGGCGCGTGAGCGGACGGCCGGCTGGGAGCGGGAGGACTTCGAACGTAGCGGGCGTGAGCATCGCGACCTCGCCGAGCGGATGGGCGCGGCGAAACGGCGAGGCGCGGCTCCAGGTGATGAGGGTGTCCAGGCGATTGTCGCCGAGCACTACGCTGCCGTCGCTGCGCACTGGACGCCGGACCGCGCCGCCTACCGCGGACTGGCCGACACCTACGTCGAGGATCAGCGCTTCCGCTCCTTCTACGACGACGTCGAGACGGGCCTCGCCGGTTGGCTGTGCGAGGCCATGGGGGTGTGGGCTGACGCCAATCTCGCCTGA
- a CDS encoding TetR/AcrR family transcriptional regulator, giving the protein MTRPLRADARRNREAILRAAREAFEVEGVLTSLDGIAARAGVGNATLYRNFPTRDDLLAAAIQDSITETLAEADELSRTLTPRAALGEWLVLLTWRLRIWHDLPYCLATAHEDTTSPVQSACNPLLQRTAALLARAGVGENTPGTISAEEVYELVLALSWAVDRFKDDEVATRRRVGMATAGILA; this is encoded by the coding sequence GTGACGCGACCGCTGCGCGCTGATGCCCGGCGCAACCGCGAGGCGATCCTGCGCGCTGCCCGCGAGGCCTTCGAGGTGGAGGGTGTGCTGACCTCCCTGGACGGCATCGCCGCCCGCGCCGGGGTCGGCAACGCGACCCTCTACCGCAACTTCCCCACCCGCGATGACCTGCTGGCCGCGGCCATCCAGGACAGCATCACCGAAACCCTGGCGGAGGCGGACGAGCTCTCCCGCACGCTCACCCCGCGCGCGGCGCTGGGGGAGTGGCTGGTGCTGCTGACGTGGCGGCTGCGCATCTGGCACGACCTGCCCTACTGCCTGGCCACCGCCCACGAGGACACCACCTCGCCCGTGCAGTCGGCGTGCAACCCCCTGCTGCAGCGGACAGCGGCCCTCCTCGCCCGGGCGGGAGTCGGCGAGAACACCCCCGGCACGATCAGCGCTGAGGAGGTCTACGAACTGGTCCTGGCGCTGTCGTGGGCCGTGGACCGGTTCAAGGACGACGAGGTGGCTACCCGCCGCCGGGTGGGCATGGCGACGGCGGGGATCCTCGCCTGA
- a CDS encoding SDR family oxidoreductase: MNHPLTGRTVLVTGANGGLGEQFVHQALQRGAAKVYAAARTPRTWDDSRITPLRLDLTDPEAATRAAAGARDVDVLINNAGIAPAGDSISGPEDDLRQIFETNFFGTLRVANAFAPVLAIHGGGSLLNVLSAAAWINIPTGYAASKAAMWSATNALRVQLRAQGTQVIGLLVGMVDTPMAASWDVPKVSPASVVAQAYDAIADGSFEVLADDTTRHLKSRLNTPAEELYPWLDQQLASFVP; encoded by the coding sequence ATGAACCACCCCCTCACCGGCCGCACCGTCCTCGTCACCGGCGCCAACGGCGGACTCGGCGAGCAGTTCGTGCACCAGGCCCTGCAGCGCGGCGCGGCGAAGGTCTACGCCGCTGCCCGCACCCCCCGGACCTGGGACGACTCCCGCATCACCCCACTGAGGCTCGACCTGACCGACCCCGAGGCCGCCACCCGCGCCGCGGCAGGCGCCCGCGACGTCGACGTGCTCATCAACAACGCCGGCATCGCCCCCGCCGGCGACTCCATCAGCGGTCCCGAGGACGACCTCCGCCAGATCTTCGAGACCAACTTCTTCGGCACCCTGCGCGTGGCCAACGCCTTCGCCCCCGTCCTCGCCATCCACGGCGGGGGCAGCCTGCTCAACGTCCTCTCCGCCGCGGCCTGGATCAACATCCCCACCGGCTACGCCGCCTCCAAGGCCGCGATGTGGTCCGCGACCAACGCCCTGCGAGTGCAGCTGCGCGCTCAGGGCACCCAGGTCATCGGCCTGCTCGTCGGCATGGTCGACACCCCCATGGCCGCGAGCTGGGACGTGCCCAAGGTCAGCCCCGCCAGCGTCGTCGCCCAGGCCTACGACGCCATCGCCGACGGCTCCTTCGAGGTCCTGGCCGACGACACCACGCGCCACCTGAAGTCGCGACTGAACACGCCGGCTGAGGAGCTCTACCCTTGGCTCGACCAGCAGCTCGCCTCCTTCGTTCCCTGA
- a CDS encoding Lrp/AsnC family transcriptional regulator encodes MWIGTGVLHNIVVLSSDLDPLDCAIVDVLQRQGDVPNVELARAVGLSPAATLRRVARLRADGVITGVHARVDLERVGVGLQAFVLVVLEEHDEDSAARFAQAVTRMPQVLRADAVSGADDVLLHVAAAGTAELQEVLRALPRIGARRATTMLRLGSVKEQSPVRLGPSAVSSAVRR; translated from the coding sequence GTGTGGATCGGCACGGGCGTGTTGCACAATATTGTTGTGTTGAGTAGCGACTTGGACCCCTTGGATTGCGCCATCGTCGACGTCCTGCAACGTCAGGGGGACGTCCCGAACGTCGAGTTGGCGCGTGCGGTGGGCCTGTCCCCGGCGGCGACGCTGCGGCGGGTGGCGCGCCTGCGCGCCGACGGGGTGATCACCGGGGTGCACGCCCGGGTGGATCTCGAGCGCGTCGGTGTCGGTCTGCAGGCGTTCGTGCTGGTGGTGCTGGAGGAGCACGACGAGGACAGCGCAGCGCGTTTCGCTCAGGCCGTGACGCGGATGCCGCAGGTGCTGCGGGCTGACGCGGTGAGTGGAGCCGACGACGTCCTCCTGCACGTGGCCGCGGCCGGGACGGCTGAACTGCAGGAGGTCCTGCGGGCCCTGCCCCGCATCGGTGCTCGTCGGGCCACGACCATGTTGCGGTTGGGGTCGGTTAAGGAGCAGAGCCCTGTCCGGCTGGGTCCCTCGGCCGTGTCCAGTGCGGTGCGGAGGTAA
- a CDS encoding ArgE/DapE family deacylase, with translation MSFPRERPPRPAGSELSPREAAVLDAVDAPWLLNRLLELVAIPSLGGTAAESEAQHLVAGWLEELDTDVDRWAIDLTEAASAPDAPGQEVQRSEAWGVVGTLRGREGREGEDSGQPALVLCGHTDVVPAGDPTLWPGDPFSPRIEGGAVHGRGTCDMKGGLVAALAAVRALRSAGVRLVRPLAVHSVMGEEDGGLGTWATLRRGHRGDACIIPEPTAGAVMTAHAGALTFRLTLTGLAAHAANRHLGVSAVELFEHVHTALLALEAGRQPTDRSRFGNHPFPYGLSIGRLRAGEWASTVPDRLVAEGRFGVRLGEPVETARAEFESCVAAACATHPWLAQHPAQVEWVGGIYASSQMPTGSPLLPALQRAVTDAGGATPPERALSAGTDLRFYTGAGIPTLHHGPGDLRLAHGPGEQVPIEDLLLSARSLALLAMRTCGVA, from the coding sequence ATGTCCTTCCCGCGTGAACGCCCACCCCGGCCAGCCGGCTCGGAGCTGTCTCCCCGCGAGGCCGCGGTGCTCGACGCCGTTGACGCGCCGTGGCTCCTCAACCGCCTCCTCGAGCTGGTCGCCATCCCCTCCCTCGGCGGCACGGCCGCCGAGTCCGAAGCCCAGCACCTGGTGGCCGGCTGGCTGGAGGAGCTCGACACCGACGTCGACCGCTGGGCCATCGACCTCACGGAGGCCGCGAGCGCCCCGGACGCCCCCGGCCAGGAGGTCCAGCGCAGCGAGGCGTGGGGCGTGGTGGGCACCCTGCGCGGCAGAGAGGGCAGGGAAGGCGAGGACAGCGGGCAGCCGGCGCTGGTGCTCTGCGGGCACACCGACGTCGTCCCCGCCGGCGACCCGACGCTGTGGCCCGGAGACCCCTTCAGCCCCCGCATCGAAGGCGGCGCCGTGCACGGGCGCGGCACCTGCGACATGAAAGGCGGCCTGGTCGCCGCCCTGGCCGCCGTGCGGGCCCTGCGGAGCGCCGGTGTGCGGCTGGTCCGGCCGCTGGCCGTGCACAGCGTCATGGGCGAGGAGGACGGCGGCCTCGGGACATGGGCCACCCTGCGCCGCGGGCACCGCGGCGACGCCTGCATCATCCCCGAACCCACCGCCGGTGCGGTGATGACCGCCCACGCCGGCGCGCTGACCTTCCGCCTCACCCTCACCGGTCTCGCCGCCCACGCCGCCAACCGCCACCTCGGCGTCAGCGCCGTCGAACTCTTCGAGCACGTCCACACCGCGCTACTGGCCCTGGAGGCCGGCCGCCAGCCCACCGACCGCTCCCGCTTCGGGAACCACCCCTTCCCCTACGGCCTCTCCATCGGACGACTGCGCGCCGGCGAGTGGGCCAGCACCGTGCCCGACCGGCTGGTGGCCGAAGGGCGGTTCGGCGTGCGACTCGGTGAGCCGGTGGAAACGGCCCGGGCTGAGTTCGAGAGCTGCGTCGCCGCAGCGTGCGCCACCCACCCCTGGCTGGCCCAGCACCCCGCACAGGTCGAGTGGGTCGGGGGCATCTACGCCAGCAGTCAGATGCCGACCGGCTCCCCACTGCTGCCAGCACTTCAGCGAGCCGTCACCGACGCCGGTGGCGCCACACCCCCGGAGCGCGCATTGAGCGCCGGCACCGACCTGCGGTTCTACACGGGCGCAGGCATCCCCACCCTGCACCACGGCCCCGGTGACCTGCGCCTGGCCCACGGCCCAGGCGAGCAGGTGCCGATCGAGGACCTGCTGCTCTCCGCCCGAAGCCTCGCCCTGCTCGCGATGCGCACCTGCGGGGTGGCGTGA
- a CDS encoding putative leader peptide: MIPTSERVLQSVLLVERRHVDLVRTGSAACRPGRACPV; the protein is encoded by the coding sequence GTGATCCCCACGTCGGAGCGGGTCCTGCAGTCGGTGCTGCTCGTCGAGCGTCGCCACGTGGACCTGGTGCGCACCGGCAGCGCGGCCTGTCGCCCCGGACGCGCCTGCCCCGTCTGA